The DNA window CAACCGAATTTAAATTATTATTATCGAGCTTATTGAAGTTGATTATTCCATCAAGCCTATTTCTAAATTCAGGTGTAAAAGCTTTTGAAACAGCTTTTTCAAACTTATCTACCGATTCCTGTTCTATGAAGCCGACTGCCTCGTTATCTGCCTCAACTGCTCCAGTATTTGAAGTCATAACGATTATGGTATTTTTAAAATTAATATTTCTTCCATTGCTGTCTGTTAGAGTTCCATAATCAAGAACTTGTAGAAGAATATTAAAAATATCAGGATGTGCTTTTTCAATTTCATCTAAAAGAAGTACAGAGTGTGGCTTTTTATTAATCTCCTCAGTCAAATATCCGCCTTGATCGTAACCAACATATCCAGGAGGAGATCCTATTAGTTTTGAGATGCTGTGTTTCTCCATAAATTCTGACATATCTATTCTGACAAAATCTATACCAAGGAATTGTGCTAACTGTTTAGTGAGCTCAGTTTTTCCTACTCCTGTTGGGCCGGTGAATAGAAAAGATGATATTGGTTTTTCATCGTTACCAATACCTGCCTTAGCCGTTTTAATTGCTGCAACTACTGCCTCAACAGCATGATTTTGGCCAAAGATTACAGACTTAAGGTTCCCCTCAAGACTATTCAGGTTTTCCTTATTACTTGCGCTTAATTGCATTGCTGGAATTTTTGTAATTTTTGAAATTAAATTTTCAATATCTGATTTTCTTATTGTTTTACCCATATTTTTTGCAAGTTTCTTTTCTGAACCAGCTTCATCAATTAGGTCTATAGCTTTATCTGGAAGTTTAGAATCCTGTAAATATTTGTTGGACAACTCAACGGCAGACTTTAAGGCTTCTTTGGAATATGAAATACCATGAAATTCTTCAAATTTTCTTTTTAAACCATCAAGAATAGCTATAGTTTCATCTATTGACGGTTCATCAATTGGTATTTGTTGGAATCTTCTAGATAGCGAACTATTTTTTTCAAATACCTGCCTATACTCTTTATAAGTTGTTGCACCAACACACCTTACATCTCCTCTTGCTAATGCTGGTTTAAGTAGATTTGAAGCATCTAAAGCACCCCCTGATGCTGAGCCTGCTCCAATAATAGTATGAATTTCATCTACAAATAAAATTACATTTTCTTTTTTTTCTAAAAAGGAGGTTAGAGTCTTCATTTTTTTCTCAAAATCTCCTCTGTATTTTGTTCCTGCAACAAGACTACCTACGTCTAATGACATAACCTGATAATCTTTAAAAATTTTTGGCGCCCTACCCTCTGCAATAGCTTTTGCTAGTCCCTCAGCTATGGCGGTTTTACCAACACCAGACTCGCCAACAAGTACAGGGTTATTCTTTCTTCTTCTACCAAGTATTTGAAATAATCTCTCCAAGGTATCATCTCTACCAATCAAAGGATCAATATTGCCCTTTTCTGCCTCTTTATTTAAGTTTGTTAAAAAGTCTGGCAAAGTTTCAGGTTGCGATGTTGTCTTTTCTGCAGGGTCAGCTGTTTCAACAGATGTATTTTTTCCATGTGAAATATATTCAACGATATCTAATCTTGAAATATTTCTTCTGCTAAGCATGTACACTGCATAACTTTCTTTTTCAGAAAACAAGGCTGCTAAAAGATTTTCACCGTGAACTTCAGTTTTACCACTTGATTGAACGTGAAAAATAGCTCTTTGAAGAACTCTTTGAAATGCGAGTGTTGGCTGAATCTCTTTCTTCTCTTTAGTTTTCGGCACATTTTTTTTGATGTAATCCTTTACCTCTTTTTCTAAACTATTCACATCAACTGAAAGGTGTTCGAAAATTTTTCTAGAAGATTCCTCTTTGGTTAAAACCAAAAGTAGATGTTCAATTGTTACAAATTCTTCTGAATTTTCAGAGCATTCTTTGAAAAGTTCATTGAGTGCATTTTCTAAATCTTTTGAAAGCATATATCTAATATATCTAATCTTTTGCCAATTCTTCAATATCTGTTTTCAAAGGATGTTCATTTTCTTTTGAAAATCGATTTATCTGTTGTGATTTTGTTTCAGCAATTTCTTGTGAAAATGCGCCACAATAGCCTTTCCCGTCATTATGTATTTGAAGCATTATTTCAGTTGATTTTGCATGATCAAAACCAAAAAATTTCTGAATTACATACACAACAAACTCCATTGGAGTATAGTCATCATTAAAAAAAACTACGGCAAATAACGGCGGATGACCAACTTGTGTCTCCTCTTCCTCTAACTGGACATTTCCAGTAGTAAATGTTTCTTCAGGCATTTTAGAATTTTTTGATTAGATGTTCGCCAAAATCTGAACAACTTACTTCAATCGGATCATCAATCAATCTAGCAAAATCATAA is part of the SAR86 cluster bacterium genome and encodes:
- the clpS gene encoding ATP-dependent Clp protease adapter ClpS, which gives rise to MPEETFTTGNVQLEEEETQVGHPPLFAVVFFNDDYTPMEFVVYVIQKFFGFDHAKSTEIMLQIHNDGKGYCGAFSQEIAETKSQQINRFSKENEHPLKTDIEELAKD
- a CDS encoding ATP-dependent Clp protease ATP-binding subunit; this translates as MLSKDLENALNELFKECSENSEEFVTIEHLLLVLTKEESSRKIFEHLSVDVNSLEKEVKDYIKKNVPKTKEKKEIQPTLAFQRVLQRAIFHVQSSGKTEVHGENLLAALFSEKESYAVYMLSRRNISRLDIVEYISHGKNTSVETADPAEKTTSQPETLPDFLTNLNKEAEKGNIDPLIGRDDTLERLFQILGRRRKNNPVLVGESGVGKTAIAEGLAKAIAEGRAPKIFKDYQVMSLDVGSLVAGTKYRGDFEKKMKTLTSFLEKKENVILFVDEIHTIIGAGSASGGALDASNLLKPALARGDVRCVGATTYKEYRQVFEKNSSLSRRFQQIPIDEPSIDETIAILDGLKRKFEEFHGISYSKEALKSAVELSNKYLQDSKLPDKAIDLIDEAGSEKKLAKNMGKTIRKSDIENLISKITKIPAMQLSASNKENLNSLEGNLKSVIFGQNHAVEAVVAAIKTAKAGIGNDEKPISSFLFTGPTGVGKTELTKQLAQFLGIDFVRIDMSEFMEKHSISKLIGSPPGYVGYDQGGYLTEEINKKPHSVLLLDEIEKAHPDIFNILLQVLDYGTLTDSNGRNINFKNTIIVMTSNTGAVEADNEAVGFIEQESVDKFEKAVSKAFTPEFRNRLDGIINFNKLDNNNLNSVVEKLLVEVQAKLNLKGIDLEWTDAVVQKILDEGFDAKLGARPLSRSVDKHIKKPVSAMLIDDKAKKGDTILVGIKAKQLNFKVKKKEKIT